Part of the Yersinia hibernica genome, TGACTTTGCTCATTTCAACATACCTTGCGTAAAGGTGGGGTAGGGTACTGAATTATAATGTTTTTTACAAAAATACGGCCATACTATCTTGCCCAAAAAAACAAATTAAAAATAATCGTCGGTGATAAAAAACAATATTTAATTAAATATTTAGCTATTTAAATGTTAGCTAGGTATTTATTTTTATGGAATGGGAACGTTCCCTATTTGAGTTCAAGATCACAAATTGACAAATTTTTGTGCATTTATTCATCGGAAATCAGTCATTACCACAACGCCCTGCCACTCAACAGGAGGCGGCAGAGAGCATCACGATAGGGAAAATAGCATCAAGCCAATTGACCGGGGATGATAATTTGTTGAATAGATTGGTGATTATTCAGTTGGTCAAGCAGTTGCTGTGCCGCTTGCACACCGGCACTGCCGTAACCCAGCTCCACTGATAGGCTATTAGGAAACAAGAAACTCAACAGCGGCGTATTGCCAATACCACAGACTTGGATATTTTGCTGTCCTTGCTGCTGCAAGTACTTACTTACCCCCATGGCGATGGTATCAGAGGCACAGACCAATGCTGAGGTATCCGGTTTTATCACTTGTGGTGCGAGCTGGAAGCCGCTTTGATAACTCAATTCACCCAGCGCAACAGTCGCCGTCAAACCATATTGCTGGCAGTAATCGAGATAAGATTGATGACGACGCAAGCCGGTGGTGGCATCCGTAGGTTGCACGCCGATGTAGCTAATATGGCGATGCCCGGCCTGACGCAGTTTATCCATCAGCAACCGCACTGCGCCCTCGTCGTCATAACAAACCGAAGAAAAACCCGCATATTCGCGCGCCAATACCACCATTTTCTCCTGCCATAGCGAGAGTATTTCTGCGGTTAAGCCCGTGAAACCAAACAAAATTACGCCATCGACATGGCGCTGTTGTAATACCTGCAGATGCTCACTGACCAACTTGGGGTCAAACTGGCTCTCCATCAAAATCGGGTCGTAACCTTGCTGATAGAATAGCGGCAGCATGGTGCGCACCGCCTGATTTTCAGACGGTGAATCCAAGCGTGAGACGATAATTCCCACCACTTTATCACTCTGCCCCCGCATGGCACGAGCTGACTTTGACGGGGTAAAACCCTGTTGACGGATAACCGCCTCAACCCGCTCGCGAGTCAGTGGGCTGACACTGCCCTCGTTATTCAAAACCCGTGAAACGGTGGATTTTCCAACGCCACTCATGCGGGCAATGTCCTTAATGGTCAAACGGTTTTGCATGGTTTACCTAATGT contains:
- the treR gene encoding trehalose operon repressor TreR — protein: MQNRLTIKDIARMSGVGKSTVSRVLNNEGSVSPLTRERVEAVIRQQGFTPSKSARAMRGQSDKVVGIIVSRLDSPSENQAVRTMLPLFYQQGYDPILMESQFDPKLVSEHLQVLQQRHVDGVILFGFTGLTAEILSLWQEKMVVLAREYAGFSSVCYDDEGAVRLLMDKLRQAGHRHISYIGVQPTDATTGLRRHQSYLDYCQQYGLTATVALGELSYQSGFQLAPQVIKPDTSALVCASDTIAMGVSKYLQQQGQQNIQVCGIGNTPLLSFLFPNSLSVELGYGSAGVQAAQQLLDQLNNHQSIQQIIIPGQLA